The genomic DNA GGGACCCCAGGAGGGAGGGCCGCTGTGGTGGGGTCCAGCAGCTTCCATGCAGCTCCACACTTGAGAGACTGGAACAGCAGGATGGATTTTGTATTTGTGCTGTAGgtaataaatgttttttcttttttgagagcTCTGTGTTCTGCTCAGTTACTGCCCAGACGGAttgctctggagctgctggatggGGCTGTTTCAGAGAGCAGTGCAGGGGTGAGGAAGCATGTTCCCAGCCTGATGCTGGGGAAGGGGAACAGTGAAGGGCTTTGAGGCTAGTGGTACTCAGCACGGGCTGCGGCTGCTGCACTCCTCTCCAGGGCCCCTTATCACCTCAGGTCAAACATGCCCTGCATTAGGCCAAGGGTGTGGCACACGCCAGAGGCAGTAAACCACTGATGAGTCGCAGTGAATCACTCTTCAGCAGCAAGGATTGCAGaactgtgctttgctgtgcagaGCCCAAGCACTTCCTGCACCCACAAGTCAGCAGCAACTTCTGCATCACAAACACGTGGTAGCACAGGAAAGAAGGCGGTAGGCAAAGTGGGAGCTCCATGCAGCCCAGGAGCACATGGCGCAGCGGCACAGAAAAACACAGGCATTAATTATtgcatattaatattttattgaacTGGAACAAGACAACTGGTACTGCTGGACAGTTAGATTGACCCAGTGCAAGCCCAGGCTCACTACAGCAGCAGTGGGGGAGGCTACAGTGACAGTGCCAAGTACGTGTTTGTGGGTTGGGGGCACAATGGCATCTACACCACCTCCATGAGGCAGGACTAGGGTTGGCTTTGGCTGGAGGAAGCACATGGCAAATACAAATTCCCAGACAACACGCTCCTTCCTTTGTCCAAAAGCAATAAGTTAAAGCATTGGCTGGTAGAGCTGGGTCAGGGTTTGCAAGTACTACTACTGGGTGCTGTACTACAACAGGAGCATGCACCACAGTACTACCCATTTGGTATCCAAGCATACTAGTCTTTGTGCCACACAGCCACGAGGGGACTAGGCACCCATCTTGGTTGCTGCCCCCTCCTGCCCACGTCCCACCGCTCCTGTTGTGCTCCTGGAATAACTAAACCAAGCAACAGAACTACAGTAACAGTGACAAGAGCTGCCGGGGAAGCAAGAGAAGCCAGGCATGGCAAAAGATTGCTTGAGAGCATCCCCCCAAGGGCTGGGAACACACAACATAGGGCTGCAGTTGCTGCCTGGCAGAGCAAGGACTCCCTTTCACACCAGACCCCTGTGCACACAGCCCCTCACCCCCCAGCTcccaggctgcctgcagaggTGATCCTGGTGCAGAGGGAAGGGGCCTAGTCCTggggagctgctccctgctccagctctgcagctccaagTTCCTACAGCTGTGGGGTGTGCACAGAGGGGTGGGGACGGAGGGGACTCATCTACTTGCTAGTCTGCACACCTGCCTCATTTCTTGACTTTGCCCTGAGCAGCGACAGCCTCCATGGCCTTGCGCACCGTCTCCTCATCTCCTAGGAACTGCATGGGCTTGATGGGCTTCAGGTTCTTGTCCAATTCATACACAATTGGGATGCCGGTGGGCAGGTTCAGCTCCATGATGGCCTCTTCTGACATGCCTGCAAACAGAGGATGGTTACTCAAAGGGAGGGCAAGGGAAAGCCCTGCTCATGTGGAGCCAGAGCAGTGGGGGATCCCAAGCAGCGTGCAGAGCTGCAGTACCTTCCAAGTGTTTGACAATCCCCCGCAGGCTGTTGCCATGGGCTGCAATAAGGACTCTCTTGCCCTCCTTGATCTGTGGGACAATTTCCTCATTCCAGAAGGGCAGGGCCCGGGCAATGGTGTCCTTCAGGCTCTCACATGTGGGCAGCTGGTCCTCTGTCAGGTCAGCATAGCGACGATCCTGCAGTAACACCACCACACCTGCATCACAGCTCAGCACCCTCAGGGGCTACAGCAGCAGCCGTACAGAATGGAAAGGTGGTACTAGGGGCTGAGTGCTGAGAACAGGAGTGGAAATGGCTTATAGCTACACACCCACGAGAAAGTGCTTTGGGATTTGCCCCCAGCTGCCGACCCTGCCTGAGGGCAATAGCACGGTGCTTGCTGCTGAGCAAACACCCAAGCTTTGGCTGCAGGACTAATGATTAACATCTCCCCTTGACTCTGTGCCATCCCATGGGATTCATCCTCTGCAGGGAGAGCACAGGATGGCCTCAGTCCAGCCCCTGTCACCGATGCTGCAACCGGAGAGCGAAGGGCAGCGTGGGAGGCCTGTGCCACGAGGCTCCCCGGGCTCCTGGCAGCCCCTTACCTTGCTGATGGTGCTGAAGAAGGGGTGGTCTGACTGCATGGGCGGCGGGGGGACGTCGAAGGAACGCCTCCAGATCTTCACCTGGGCCTCGCCGTGCTTGGCAGCCGTCTCGGCCTTGTTAAGGCCGGTGAGGGCCCCGTAGTGCCGCTCGTTGAGGCGCCACGTCCGCACCACAGGCAGCCACATCTGGTCGATGGCGTCCAGCACGTTCCAGAGGGTGCGGATGGCCCTCTTCTGCACCGACGTGAAGCAGATATCGAACTCATAGCCGGCGTCTGCGGAGGCGGGGGGGGAGGATTGGTGGGGTCAGAGGCCGCACGAGGCCGCGCCGTTGCATAACGGGCACCGCCGGTCCCCGCCGCGCCCCGAGATGGCCCCCGCAGGGCCCGGCGGGCGCAGCCCCACCGCCCGCCCCACCACCCGCTCAACGCAGGGCTCGCCGGTACCTCGCAGGGCCTCTCCGCCGCGCCGCGCCTCGTGCTGCCCGGCGGG from Lagopus muta isolate bLagMut1 chromosome 5, bLagMut1 primary, whole genome shotgun sequence includes the following:
- the PGAM1 gene encoding phosphoglycerate mutase 1, translated to MAAHRLVLVRHGESAWNLENRFCGWYDADLSPAGQHEARRGGEALRDAGYEFDICFTSVQKRAIRTLWNVLDAIDQMWLPVVRTWRLNERHYGALTGLNKAETAAKHGEAQVKIWRRSFDVPPPPMQSDHPFFSTISKDRRYADLTEDQLPTCESLKDTIARALPFWNEEIVPQIKEGKRVLIAAHGNSLRGIVKHLEGMSEEAIMELNLPTGIPIVYELDKNLKPIKPMQFLGDEETVRKAMEAVAAQGKVKK